Proteins found in one Mucilaginibacter gracilis genomic segment:
- a CDS encoding site-specific integrase, translating to MKTKFSLLFYIRKPKNYVSGPMPVWVRITVNGKRSETPSGRDCELAQWNSAAGRQKGTKEEVKSFNAYLDDLQSKVYEAHRQLTETDVLITAETIRNKFMGKTEKPRSLIAIFKEHNQKMEALLGKEYTRGTLCRYKTSLKHTQDFLKWKYNLTDIDIKQVDHAFITEYEFYLRSERKCANNSAVKYIKNFGKIIRICLANRWLTYNPFLSYKNKIKTVDRVYLTTEELQEMAAKDMATDRLTQVRDIFLFCCFTGLAYADVKKLRRWEIVTGVDGEKWLSINRLKTDVPSRIPLLPTAMTLIQRYADHPHCENSGRVLPVLSNQKMNSYLKEIADVCGINKPITFHIARHTFATTVTLLNGVPIESVSKMLGHTNIQTTQHYAKILDIKVGADMALLRQKYSAV from the coding sequence ATGAAAACTAAATTCAGTTTGTTATTTTACATCAGAAAGCCAAAAAACTACGTAAGCGGCCCCATGCCGGTATGGGTACGTATCACCGTGAACGGCAAACGTTCCGAAACCCCGTCAGGTCGGGATTGTGAACTGGCGCAATGGAACAGTGCCGCAGGCCGCCAAAAAGGCACAAAGGAAGAAGTAAAATCCTTTAACGCATATTTAGACGACCTGCAAAGTAAAGTTTATGAGGCCCACCGTCAGTTGACCGAAACGGATGTGCTTATTACTGCTGAAACCATCCGTAATAAATTCATGGGCAAGACCGAAAAGCCCCGCTCCCTGATTGCTATTTTTAAGGAGCATAATCAAAAGATGGAAGCCCTGTTAGGTAAGGAATACACCAGAGGTACATTGTGTCGCTATAAAACCTCTTTAAAGCATACGCAGGACTTTTTAAAGTGGAAGTATAACCTGACCGATATTGACATTAAGCAAGTTGACCACGCCTTTATTACGGAGTATGAGTTTTATTTGCGTTCCGAAAGAAAATGTGCAAATAATTCCGCTGTTAAGTACATTAAAAATTTTGGCAAGATCATCCGTATTTGCCTGGCTAACCGCTGGCTGACCTACAATCCATTTTTAAGCTATAAGAACAAGATCAAAACCGTTGACCGGGTTTATTTAACAACCGAAGAATTACAGGAAATGGCGGCTAAGGATATGGCTACCGACCGTTTGACACAGGTGCGTGATATTTTCCTTTTCTGCTGTTTCACAGGTTTGGCTTATGCGGATGTAAAAAAGTTGCGCAGGTGGGAAATTGTAACCGGTGTGGATGGTGAAAAATGGCTTTCAATCAACAGGCTAAAAACCGATGTACCATCCCGCATCCCGCTATTGCCAACAGCTATGACTTTGATACAACGTTATGCCGATCATCCTCATTGCGAGAACAGCGGGCGCGTTTTACCGGTATTGAGCAATCAGAAAATGAATAGCTATTTAAAAGAGATAGCGGACGTATGCGGCATTAATAAACCCATCACCTTCCACATTGCCCGCCACACATTTGCCACTACGGTAACGCTGTTAAACGGCGTGCCGATTGAAAGCGTATCCAAGATGTTAGGCCATACCAACATTCAGACTACGCAGCACTATGCTAAAATATTGGATATTAAGGTTGGTGCCGATATGGCTTTGCTAAGGCAAAAATATTCAGCGGTGTAA
- a CDS encoding type IV pilin protein — protein MVIDTPIHQRKLKAYTLTEILVVLCIIGILTLLALPVLMPLITKAKSTEAKLQLEHLNGLEKSYFYEHSRYSTDLKELGFVQEKLSTDSKDGRANYRIEVVSATNNTFVARATAVVDFNGNGTFNVWEVDQDKNIREVTPD, from the coding sequence ATGGTTATTGATACGCCCATTCATCAAAGAAAACTTAAAGCTTATACCTTAACAGAAATATTAGTGGTGCTTTGCATTATTGGAATTCTGACTTTATTAGCACTACCCGTACTTATGCCCTTAATAACCAAAGCTAAAAGTACCGAAGCCAAACTCCAGTTAGAACACTTGAATGGTTTAGAAAAAAGTTACTTCTATGAGCATTCCAGATACAGCACGGATTTAAAAGAGCTTGGTTTTGTTCAGGAGAAATTAAGTACAGACAGCAAAGACGGAAGAGCTAATTACCGTATCGAAGTTGTGAGCGCCACCAACAATACCTTTGTGGCCAGGGCAACCGCAGTGGTTGATTTTAATGGCAATGGCACTTTCAATGTATGGGAAGTGGATCAGGATAAAAATATTCGCGAAGTAACACCCGATTAA
- a CDS encoding plasmid mobilization protein codes for MESVVKKITNIKDPAPLGRINKGGRPSVPHKRRSSVSVMCTLIEKKIIEANAKRVGMNPSVFLRNLGLNTRIEVRVKTLPKPVMEMRGTLNHIAANLNQIARRRNRGDDLNAMERALLDQDVRSLRGLVKNINAYVS; via the coding sequence ATGGAAAGTGTAGTTAAAAAGATAACAAACATCAAAGACCCGGCCCCGTTGGGCCGGATTAATAAAGGCGGCCGCCCGAGCGTACCGCATAAGCGGCGCAGTAGTGTGAGCGTCATGTGCACGCTCATCGAGAAAAAGATCATTGAGGCCAACGCGAAACGCGTAGGCATGAATCCGTCAGTTTTCCTGCGGAACCTGGGGTTGAATACACGTATAGAAGTCAGGGTCAAGACGCTGCCCAAACCGGTTATGGAAATGCGCGGCACGCTCAATCACATTGCCGCCAACCTCAATCAAATCGCAAGGCGTCGCAATCGGGGCGATGATCTGAATGCGATGGAAAGGGCTTTGCTCGATCAGGATGTGCGAAGCCTGCGGGGCTTGGTGAAGAACATTAACGCCTATGTATCATGA
- a CDS encoding helix-turn-helix domain-containing protein, translating into MEIINEQALSQCVKDAVRAELQQHFKTAGSPGRAAEERLLSKQELAADLGVSLVTLTDWMKKGLPFLRLHKRVYFKKSEVLEIMQQNSKVKKGGKPSL; encoded by the coding sequence ATGGAAATTATCAACGAACAAGCCCTTAGCCAGTGCGTCAAGGATGCAGTAAGGGCAGAACTACAACAACATTTTAAAACAGCGGGCAGCCCAGGCCGGGCAGCCGAAGAACGGCTATTGTCCAAACAGGAACTTGCCGCCGATTTAGGCGTGTCGCTCGTGACATTGACCGATTGGATGAAAAAGGGCCTGCCCTTTTTGCGGCTGCATAAACGGGTTTATTTCAAAAAGAGCGAGGTGCTGGAAATCATGCAGCAAAACAGTAAGGTTAAGAAAGGAGGTAAACCATCATTGTAA
- a CDS encoding GspE/PulE family protein — protein MNTTEDIILLTDNIHLLTKDQAWHYRVLPKQKSNGTFTLYCEDGANQNEIISELEILLGLTVNLDAIPPVQIARLLSKYYIKDNAAQGAIQLQLHNNADDFLLNLISEAKNLKSSDIHIESYENKCRVRIRIDGMMVERYLLKRDDYPALINKIKILSNLDISEKRLPQDGRINFKHKDQQFDIRVSILPTLHGEKVVLRLLNNDATEIDLNSLGFSAFDLDNYLQGVKRPNGILLISGPTGSGKTTTLYATLKLLNKETRNILTVEDPVEYTLEGINQVQLKESIGLGFAAALRTFLRQDPDVIMVGEIRDTETANMAIRAALTGHLVLSTIHTNSAWGTVSRLIDMGIPSFLVANTLNTTVAQRLIRLLCPHCKKEQDFKSDMYPKQFKPYSEVTKHYVPNGCEVCYYTGYKGRKAVYEVIPVDQDLALEIKNGNMYIQELLKERGIQTLAENAFYIFSEGTTSLEEIYPLLFNY, from the coding sequence ATGAACACTACCGAGGACATTATATTACTTACTGATAATATTCACCTGCTTACTAAGGATCAGGCCTGGCATTATCGCGTCCTGCCCAAACAAAAAAGCAACGGCACTTTTACGCTATACTGCGAAGACGGTGCTAATCAGAACGAAATCATTTCGGAACTCGAAATTTTGCTGGGATTAACCGTTAACCTGGACGCAATCCCACCGGTACAGATAGCCCGGTTGCTTTCTAAATATTATATTAAAGATAATGCTGCGCAGGGAGCTATTCAATTACAACTGCATAACAATGCCGATGATTTTTTGCTGAACCTGATTAGCGAGGCCAAAAATCTCAAAAGCAGTGATATTCATATCGAAAGCTATGAAAACAAATGCCGGGTACGCATACGTATAGACGGGATGATGGTAGAACGCTACCTGTTAAAACGGGACGACTATCCGGCCCTGATTAATAAGATCAAGATATTATCTAACCTTGATATTTCAGAAAAACGTCTGCCGCAGGATGGCCGGATTAATTTTAAACACAAAGACCAGCAATTCGACATTCGTGTTTCGATATTGCCGACTTTGCATGGTGAAAAAGTGGTGCTGCGTTTATTAAATAACGATGCTACCGAGATAGACCTAAATAGCCTTGGTTTTTCGGCTTTCGACCTGGATAATTACCTGCAAGGAGTTAAACGACCTAACGGCATCTTGTTAATCAGCGGCCCGACAGGATCCGGCAAGACGACAACACTTTACGCTACTCTAAAACTACTCAATAAAGAAACCCGCAATATTTTAACGGTAGAAGACCCCGTTGAATATACCTTAGAGGGTATTAATCAGGTACAACTCAAGGAGTCTATAGGCTTGGGTTTCGCCGCTGCGCTCAGGACTTTTTTAAGACAGGACCCGGATGTAATTATGGTGGGTGAGATACGCGATACCGAAACCGCGAATATGGCCATAAGGGCTGCGCTCACAGGCCATTTGGTGCTATCAACCATCCACACCAATTCCGCCTGGGGAACGGTGTCGAGGCTCATTGATATGGGTATACCATCTTTTCTGGTAGCAAACACCTTGAACACAACGGTGGCGCAGCGGCTAATCAGGCTGCTTTGCCCGCATTGTAAAAAGGAACAGGATTTTAAAAGCGACATGTACCCCAAGCAATTCAAACCCTATTCCGAAGTAACAAAGCACTATGTACCGAACGGCTGCGAAGTTTGTTATTACACGGGCTATAAAGGGCGTAAAGCGGTTTATGAAGTTATCCCGGTAGATCAGGATCTGGCCCTTGAGATCAAGAACGGGAATATGTATATTCAGGAACTTTTAAAAGAGCGTGGAATACAAACACTGGCGGAAAACGCCTTTTATATTTTTAGTGAAGGAACGACAAGTCTGGAGGAGATTTATCCTCTGTTATTTAATTATTAA
- a CDS encoding relaxase/mobilization nuclease domain-containing protein has translation MIGKVGTGKSFRGVLHYLFEGRRQESKELQMQELEKKLVEVIAYNQCFGTRLELVREMIEVSKLNPEQSKPVFHFSLSFAHSDAGKLGLQNKIDIVEKLAEKFDFKDHQYVVVAHRDTDHEHLHIVANRIGFDGKTASDSNSYKHAAEFARKMELEYKLERVLSPNKFLKPEQRVAQSQRIDNRKEALKKHLQAAIKQSKDVQQVKKYMEQRGYAVELGRGIAFTDAQYVRFKGSQVGYALMDIEKKLKQEHLLQQQQEQNRQAQLLRQQQEELKKQQQQEKEQQQQQVHQHTPSIGR, from the coding sequence ATGATCGGGAAAGTTGGCACAGGTAAAAGTTTTCGGGGTGTGTTGCATTACCTTTTTGAGGGCAGGCGGCAGGAAAGTAAAGAGTTGCAAATGCAGGAATTGGAAAAGAAGCTGGTAGAGGTCATTGCTTATAACCAATGCTTCGGCACTCGGCTGGAACTGGTACGGGAGATGATTGAGGTTTCCAAACTGAACCCTGAACAATCCAAGCCAGTGTTTCATTTTTCATTGAGCTTCGCTCACAGCGATGCGGGGAAGTTAGGCTTGCAGAATAAGATCGACATCGTGGAAAAACTGGCCGAAAAATTTGATTTTAAAGACCATCAATATGTAGTCGTAGCACACAGAGATACCGATCATGAGCATTTGCATATTGTCGCTAACCGTATCGGCTTTGATGGCAAAACCGCCAGCGATAGTAATAGCTATAAGCATGCGGCCGAGTTCGCCCGGAAAATGGAATTGGAATACAAATTAGAGCGGGTATTAAGCCCGAATAAGTTTTTGAAGCCTGAGCAAAGGGTTGCACAAAGCCAGCGTATTGATAACCGTAAGGAAGCCTTGAAAAAGCACCTGCAAGCAGCCATCAAGCAAAGTAAAGATGTGCAGCAGGTGAAAAAATACATGGAGCAACGGGGCTACGCAGTGGAGTTAGGCCGGGGTATCGCTTTTACCGATGCGCAGTACGTTCGTTTCAAAGGCAGTCAGGTCGGCTACGCCTTGATGGATATTGAGAAAAAGCTCAAACAGGAACATCTTTTACAGCAGCAGCAGGAACAAAACAGGCAGGCGCAGTTACTAAGACAACAGCAGGAGGAATTAAAGAAACAGCAACAGCAGGAAAAGGAACAACAGCAACAACAAGTACATCAGCATACCCCAAGCATAGGCCGGTGA